Below is a window of Enterobacter kobei DNA.
GCTGCCAGGTTGCCGTCTCGCTCATGGTAATTCTCCGTATGCTGATAAGGGCACGAAGTCTACCCGTTACCCGCCAGAGAGACAAATTTTGCACAGGAATTTATTGTCCCTGCCGGACAGTCCTTAAAAACAGCCGGATCCATCAAATAGCATGATAAATCACGCTCTGGATCGGCAAAAAAATCGAACGCATCAAATTTCCCTTCCTCCCGCAAGGTTATACTGCCTCCCCATAATGGAGCAGTGGACATGCTTTCGCGACGCCCGTCAGGCGCGAAGCGGAATAACTAAAACCTGGAGGAATGTCGTGCAAACCTTTCAAGCCGATCTTGCCGTAATTGGCGCAGGTGGTGCCGGATTACGCGCCGCAATCGCTGCGGCACAAGCGAATCCCAACGCTAAAATCGCCCTGATCTCAAAAGTCTATCCCATGCGTAGCCATACCGTGGCTGCGGAAGGAGGGTCTGCCGCCGTCGCGCAGGATCATGACAGCTTCGATTACCATTTTCACGATACCGTCGCCGGTGGAGACTGGCTGTGCGAGCAGGATGTGGTGGATTATTTCGTGCATCACTGCCCGACTGAAATGATCCAGCTGGAACAGTGGGGCTGCCCGTGGAGCCGCCGCCCGGATGGTTCCGTCAACGTGCGTCGCTTTGGCGGCATGAAGATTGAGCGTACCTGGTTTGCTGCTGATAAAACCGGCTTCCACATGCTGCACACCCTCTTCCAGACCTCGTTACAGTTTCCGCAGATCCAGCGCTTTGACGAGCACTTTGTCCTTGACGTGCTGGTGGATGACGGTGCGGTGCGGGGTCTTGTCGCCATGAATATGATGGAAGGATCGCTGGTGCAGATCCGCGCCAATGCGGTGATCATGGCCACCGGCGGTGCCGGACGCGTGTACCGCTTTAACACCAACGGCGGCATCGTCACCGGCGATGGTATGGGCATCGCGCTTAACCACGGCGTGGCGCTGCGCGACATGGAGTTTGTGCAGTATCACCCGACGGGCCTGCCGGGTTCCGGCATCCTGATGACCGAAGGCTGCCGTGGTGAAGGCGGTATTCTGGTGAACAAAGACGGTTACCGTTATCTCCAGGATTACGGCATGGGCCCGGAAACGCCGCTTGGCGAGCCGAAAAACAAATATATGGAACTGGGGCCGCGCGACAAAGTCTCTCAGGCCTTCTGGCACGAGTGGCGCAAAGGCAACACCATTCCGACGCCACGCGGCGACGTGGTCTATCTGGATCTGCGCCATCTGGGCGAGAAAAAGCTGCTCGAACGTCTGCCGTTTATCTGTGAGCTTGCCAAAGCCTATGTGGGCGTCGATCCGGTTAAAGATCCCATCCCGGTG
It encodes the following:
- the frdA gene encoding fumarate reductase (quinol) flavoprotein subunit, which encodes MQTFQADLAVIGAGGAGLRAAIAAAQANPNAKIALISKVYPMRSHTVAAEGGSAAVAQDHDSFDYHFHDTVAGGDWLCEQDVVDYFVHHCPTEMIQLEQWGCPWSRRPDGSVNVRRFGGMKIERTWFAADKTGFHMLHTLFQTSLQFPQIQRFDEHFVLDVLVDDGAVRGLVAMNMMEGSLVQIRANAVIMATGGAGRVYRFNTNGGIVTGDGMGIALNHGVALRDMEFVQYHPTGLPGSGILMTEGCRGEGGILVNKDGYRYLQDYGMGPETPLGEPKNKYMELGPRDKVSQAFWHEWRKGNTIPTPRGDVVYLDLRHLGEKKLLERLPFICELAKAYVGVDPVKDPIPVRPTAHYTMGGIETDQHCETRIKGLFAVGECSSVGLHGANRLGSNSLAELVVFGRLAGEKAMERAMSAQHSDDAALNAQAGDVEQRLKDLVNQEGTENWAHLRDEMGMSMEEGCGIYRTPELMQKTIDKLAELQERFKRVRITDTSSVFNTDLLYTLELKHGLNVAECMAHSAMARKESRGAHQRLDEGCTERDDVNFLKHTLAYRDADGTTRLEYSDVKITTLPPAKRMYGGEAEAAENKEKANG